A genomic region of Sideroxydans sp. CL21 contains the following coding sequences:
- a CDS encoding NapC/NirT family cytochrome c, producing the protein MNNKPGILKRTWSILKQPSAKYSLLALLVVGFFSGIIFWGGFNTAMEATNRLEFCIGCHEMRDNVYQEYKKTIHFANRTGVRAICSDCHVPKDWGHKMLRKMQASNEVWGALTGFVDTPEKFEAHRMELATHEWERMKASDSRECRNCHNFDAMSGDIQKQTIYNKHMKAKAEGGTCIDCHKGIAHHLPKEYKDPDEE; encoded by the coding sequence ATGAATAACAAACCGGGTATCCTGAAACGCACCTGGAGCATTTTGAAACAGCCAAGTGCAAAATATTCATTGCTTGCACTGCTTGTGGTGGGTTTCTTCTCCGGCATCATCTTCTGGGGCGGTTTCAATACCGCGATGGAAGCGACGAACCGGCTGGAATTCTGTATCGGTTGCCATGAAATGCGCGATAACGTGTACCAGGAATACAAAAAGACCATCCACTTCGCCAACCGCACCGGCGTGCGTGCAATCTGTTCCGATTGTCATGTGCCCAAGGATTGGGGACACAAGATGCTGCGCAAGATGCAGGCGAGCAATGAAGTCTGGGGGGCACTCACCGGCTTCGTCGATACGCCGGAAAAATTCGAAGCTCACCGGATGGAACTGGCAACCCATGAATGGGAACGCATGAAGGCATCGGACTCGCGCGAATGCCGCAACTGCCACAACTTTGATGCCATGAGCGGCGACATTCAAAAGCAGACGATCTACAACAAGCACATGAAGGCGAAGGCCGAAGGCGGAACCTGCATCGACTGCCACAAGGGCATCGCACACCATCTGCCCAAGGAATACAAGGATCCGGACGAGGAGTGA